From Tiliqua scincoides isolate rTilSci1 chromosome 2, rTilSci1.hap2, whole genome shotgun sequence, the proteins below share one genomic window:
- the MBD6 gene encoding methyl-CpG-binding domain protein 6, with the protein MNGGDDCSGVDRGGRPAVAPVPVGWQRRVEEGGVRYISPSGTSLASLEQTRAYLLADGTCKCGLECPLNVHKVFNFDPAAMVSGSEGTKGDEDMTKLCNHRRKIVAMATLYRSMESHGPLGLPHLGPGTGLTQPSHPPTPGPSSRPQQTLSSKAPATLAKGPEPYLQCPSDRCSNTWSGQSSSFPHHHNALFGDVFPGRLPATTNGNTRPAFPAELNAAGCSFLPSKAIPDAPPRPYPSSGLLFPPPEEVASGQESGPWSSRPAPLGSQTSTTGSPATTTLSSVSSPAGSAEPSPQRSRHSSASSDHGLSGHRPISKASGFDAAPLANALTNQSSNNLPSVPLGVAPEGKGPPGLLLLHPQGPGSFPASSLLSAAAKAQLASRGRSDELAASTLPSRLLLSVVGGRQPRRQRRSPTVLRLLKDSHSGQAGVPYSEEMPTRHARPRDQPPVGEAKNGPPSSAAPVQPLSSLLSLLGPPASSPTPGLPPLPPTPAGDSSNSLPSFQDFNSQLLSLFGQLASASSEQISGSPPQPKPPVSPLGPHGPPGATSAPPMTPKAPPAPSPVAATTSAMEGGGLGCPLPSGTDPFPFLAQEQALQFGNTLPPGLLPLGSFPFSLALGPETPLPPLNLQGEPEGQHLLPLVLPSLDLLQQPSGLLASLLALPEGTCEGEREAATTEPLLEPFTGLPESLQPLLFPALSTPPALLALNSALLATSLGPSDPGPGPTQTGLASTPVAPTSTSTTPTTTESTTPGTPSSSGRLNPLMPQLVNPLLSTTLLGDLSALNPAPGPSLIGNPLLQAQQPLLPPNLQGPLGLQLFQGQLPLLTGSNPLACLLQSLQLSPGFGAPEKPVLPSETPAPALSSVPPVPETEPGHSTSLPPCTDTAPTSALEPPRALEPPRQGQQEVPLGQEASGSRSALKRPRRGAEELNGDSGSSLPRGPGRGGKTGRRGGGRGRGRRHFNGQLSELGTGHPSHPAWRCNGEMAASSAESQAGPFAVQEIKGPPGRRPSRRGRRRKSGGPRPNARLETTRIRGPSADAGPSPLVDYTVSRRPRPGRPVKNRRRKLPT; encoded by the exons ATGAATGGCGGCGATGATTGCTCTGGTGTGGATCGAGGTGGGCGCCCAGCAGTCGCACCTGTGCCCGTGGGCTGGCAGCGCAGGGTGGAGGAAGGCGGAGTGCGCTATATCAG TCCCAGTGGCACAAGCTTGGCTTCATTGGAACAGACTCGAGCGTACCTGCTGGCAGACGGCACTTGCAAGTGTGGCCTGGAGTGTCCCCTCAATGTGCACAAG GTTTTCAACTTTGACCCAGCAGCAATGGTGAGTGGGAGCGAAGGCACCAAGGGCGACGAGGACATGACCAAGCTGTGCAACCATCGGCGGAAAATTGTGGCCATGGCCACGCTCTACCGCAGCATGGAGAGCCACGGACCGCTGGGCCTGCCACATCTGGGGCCAG GAACTGGGCTGACCCAGCCATCTCACCCACCCACGCCAGGACCCAGCAGTCGCCCGCAGCAGACTCTTTCTAGTAAAGCACCGGCTACTTTGGCCAAAGGCCCAGAGCCCTATCTACAGTGCCCCTCTGATCGCTGTAGCAACACTTGGTCAGGCCAGAGCTCCTCCTTCCCACACCACCACAACGCTCTCTTTGGGGACGTCTTCCCAGGCCGGCTGCCCGCCACTACCAATGGCAACACCCGGCCAGCCTTCCCGGCTGAACTGAATGCTGCTGGGTGCTCCTTTCTGCCCAGCAAGGCCATCCCGGATGCACCACCACGGCCCTATCCTTCGAGTGGACTTCTCTTTCCCCCACCAGAGGAGGTGGCATCAGGTCAGGAGAGTGGCCCTTGGAGCAGCCGCCCTGCTCCCCTGGGGTCGCAGACTAGCACTACAGGTTCACCCGCCACCACCACTTTATCCTCGGTCTCATCGCCAGCAGGCAGTGCTGAGCCTTCCCCACAGCGCTCCCGGCACTCCTCAGCTTCCTCAGATCACGGCCTCTCTGGACACCGCCCAATCTCCAAAGCCTCCGGTTTCGATGCAGCACCCCTGGCCAATGCCTTAACCAACCAAAGCAGCAATAACTTGCCCTCAGTGCCCTTAGGAGTTGCTCCAGAAGGCAAAGGACCGCCTGGCTTGCTGCTCCTTCATCCACAGGGCCCAGGCTCTTTTCCAGCCAGTAGTTTGTTGAGCGCAGCCGCCAAGGCCCAGCTGGCCAGCAGGGGACGTTCAGATGAGCTGGCTGCCAGCACTTTACCCAGCCGCTTGCTGCTTTCTGTAGTAGGTGGGCGGCAGCCTCGACGCCAGCGCCGCTCACCCACTGTCCTGCGCCTGCTCAAGGACTCCCACTCGGGCCAGGCTGGGGTCCCCTATTCTGAGGAGATGCCAACCCGACACGCCCGACCTCGGGACCAGCCACCAGTAGGAGAGGCCAAGAATGGACCCCCAAGCTCAGCAGCTCCGGTACAGCCGTTGTCATCCCTGCTCAGTCTGCTTGGACCTCCAGCAAGCTCGCCGACACCTgggctccccccactgcccccaaCCCCTGCTGGTGATAGCTCCAACTCTTTGCCCTCTTTCCAGGACTTCAATAGCCAGCTCCTCAGTCTCTTTGGGCAGCTGGCCTCAGCGTCTTCCGAACagatctcagggagccccccacaGCCAAAACCTCCGGTCTCTCCTCTTGGACCCCATGGCCCCCCAG GTGCCACTTCTGCTCCACCGATGACTCCCAAAGCCCCTCCAGCACCCAGCCCTGTAGCTGCCACCACCAGTGCAATGGAAGGTGGGGGCCTGGGATGCCCGCTGCCCTCCGGCACCGatcctttccccttcctggcGCAGGAACAGGCGCTGCAGTTTGGGAATACTTTACCTCCTGGGCTTCTCCCACTGGGCTCCTTCCCCTTCTCGCTGGCCCTGGGCCCAGAGACACCGCTGCCCCCTCTGAATCTGCAGGGGGAGCCAGAGGGGCAACATTTGCTGCCTCTGGTGCTACCCAGCTTGGACTTGCTGCAACAACCAAGTGGACTCCTAGCATCTCTGCTGGCCCTACCAGAGGGAACAtgtgagggagagagggaagcagcGACAACTGAGCCCCTGCTGGAGCCATTCACCGGCCTCCCCGAAAGTCTGCAGCCCCTGCTCTTCCCAGCACTTTCCACCCCTCCAGCTCTCCTAGCTTTAAACTCAGCACTGTTGGCAACCAGCCTGGGCCCTTCCGACCCTGGGCCAGGCCCTACACAG ACTGGCCTGGCCAGCACTCCTGTGGCACCTACCTCCACTAGTACGACACCGACGACTACTGAGAGCACCACCCCAGGCACCCCCAGCTCCTCAGGGAGGCTGAACCCTCTGATGCCCCAACTTGTAAATCCATTGCTGAGCACCACGCTTCTGG GTGACCTGTCAGCATTGAACCCAGCCCCAGGCCCCTCGTTGATTGGAAACCCCCTGCTTCAggcccagcagcctcttctgccGCCCAATCTGCAAGGACCTCTGGGGCTTCAGCTTTTCCAAGGGCAGCTGCCCCTACTAACAGGCTCCAACCCTCTGGCTTGCCTCCTCCAGAGCTTGCAA TTGAGTCCTGGCTTTGGTGCCCCAGAGAAGCCGGTGCTCCCAAGCGAAACTCCAGCCCCAGCCTTGTCCAGTGTGCCCCCTGTGCCAGAGACAGAGCCAGGCCACAGCACTTCATTGCCCCCTTGCACGGACACTGCCCCCACAAGTGCCTTAGAGCCGCCCAGAGCCCTTGAACCACCTAGGCAAGGACAGCAGGAGGTCCCTCTGGGGCAAGAGGCCAGCGGCTCCCGCTCCGCCCTCAAGCGACCCCGGCGTGGTGCAGAAGAGCTGAATGGGGACTCGGGCAGTAGCCTCCCACGGGGGCCAGGACGGGGTGGCAAGACTGGACGGCGTGGCGGTGGGCGGGGCAGAGGCAGGCGACACTTCAACGGTCAGCTTTCTGAGTTGGGCACAGGACACCCATCCCATCCTGCCTGGCGCTGCAATGGGGAGATGGCGGCTAGCAGTGCTGAAAGCCAGGCAGGGCCTTTCGCTGTTCAGGAGATAAAG GGGCCCCCCGGAAGGCGACCATCCAGACGTGGCCGGAGAAGAAAAAGCGG TGGTCCCCGGCCCAACGCCCGACTCGAGACTACACGGATCCGGGGGCCTAGTGCAGACGCAGGGCCCAGTCCATTG GTTGACTACACTGTCTCTCGGCGGCCACGGCCTGGCCGGCCTGTGAAAAACAGGAGGAGGAAACTGCCGACATAG